One region of Zootoca vivipara chromosome 7, rZooViv1.1, whole genome shotgun sequence genomic DNA includes:
- the EBNA1BP2 gene encoding probable rRNA-processing protein EBP2 has product MPHVEMEEGFSSSDSEESLVTDRELQDAFSKGSLKPGLNIVLEGQPKAFNNVDGLKQCLSEFQKHLAWIERLDVTSHLETSATNAASSQTLDKDDVDPEDDFKREMSFYRQAQASVLEALPRLHKFKIPTRRPDDYFAEMAKSDQQMQKIRHKLKSKQEAMEKSERAKQLRALRKYGKKVQTEVLQKRQKEKSTMLNAIKKYQKGLSDKLDFLEGEKAPATQGKKEGAGGQHKNKGPSAKRRYKNQKFGFGGKKKGSKWNTRESHNDTSNFRASVAHHKGPGKAGKKGANKRPGKKVRQKMKNRSR; this is encoded by the exons ATGCCTCACGTAGAAATGGAGGAAGGCTTCTCGTCATCGGATTCGGAAGAGTCCCTTGTCACTGACCGAGAG CTCCAAGACGCATTTTCCAAAGGTTCACTAAAGCCAGGCCTAAACATTGTGCTAGAGGGACAGCCAAAAGCTTTCAACAATGTG GATGGATTGAAGCAGTGCTTGTCTGAATTCCAGAAACACCTGGCCTGGATTGAAAGGCTTGATGTCACCTCTCATTTGGAAACAAGTGCCACAAATGCAGCTTCTAGTCAAACACTTGACAAAGATGATGTTGACCCCGAGGATGACTTCAAGAGAGAGATGAGCTT CTATCGTCAAGCCCAAGCATCTGTTTTAGAAGCTTTGCCTCGGCTGCATAAGTTCAAAATCCCTACTAGGCGGCCTGATGACTAttttgcagagatggcaaaatctGATCAGCAGATGCAGAAG ATTCGGCATAAGCTGAAGAGTAAACAAGAAGCAATGGAAAAGTCTGAAAGAGCCAAACAGCTCCGTGCCCTGAGAAAATACGGCAAAAAG GTCCAAACTGAGGTGCTGCAGAAGAGGCAGAAGGAGAAATCCACAATGCTGAATGCAATCAAGAAATACCAGAAAG GTCTTTCAGACAAGCTGGACTTCTTGGAAGGTGAAAAAGCACCAGCAActcagggaaagaaggaaggggctGGAGGCCAGCATAAAAATAAAGG CCCGAGTGCCAAACGACGCTACAAGAATCAGAAATTTGGTTTTGGTGGCAAGAAGAAAGGGTCAAAATGGAACACTCGAGAAAGTCACAATGATACCTCCAACTTCCGTGCTAGTGTGGCCCACCACAAGGGTCCTGGGAAAGCAGGGAAAAAGGGTGCCAAT AAGAGGCCTGGCAAGAAGGTGAGGCAGAAAATGAAGAACCGTTCCCGATAA